The DNA window cttaaaaattacttgatTTACTCTTGGACAATGTGAGACTCCAACCTCACCATTTCTCACCATATATTATTTTTGACACTATGAAGCCTCATGTTTGTGAAGCAGGAATAAGTTATACCGGAACAGTGATTATTTTGTCTGTGAAGACTCACATGCCTCAATACATCACATGAAGGTTTggatgaataaataaataaaaccagataCTCAGCAGCCAAAGAGAGGGCTTGCTACAAATTTCAACTCCTACTAGCAGATTCTTATTCAAGGTGTAAAACAGATGAACTGCTTGATATTCAAAAAGCTAAAAATGTAAAGGCACGAAAAATCTCAAGTTTCTTATCACTTCATTTCACATTGTTCCACATGTGTTCAAAATGTCTATCACCTACCTATGCACTATGAACTTCAACTTATATATCATGTCATGCAAGGATGATGCTGCTAAGCCATGGTTTTTTGAGATCACTGCATCATAAGGCAAAGATCAGTACATCACTAGGTCACAAGGCAAAGCATTTTGGCTGCACCCTATTTCCTCAGCACGGTCGGTGTTTGTGTATCATCACCACAGTGAAGTGACAAGCCAGCAgaagccctggctgtgcctcgGCAAGGAAGGGCTGCGGATGCCACCAGCTGGGCGGTGTGGGAGCCTGGGCTGTCCCCTGGCCTGAAGGGACACCTGGTGACAGACCGGGAGGGGAGGGTACGCTCGCCCTGCGGCGGTGCGGGACCCGGGTGAGGGGCTCCTGGTCTCCCCTGCAAAACCACTCCGAGCCAGGGGCAGCTGTGGACCAGAAATGAACAATTCCGGTGAAAGGTCTGTGAAATGCCTTAAGACTGTTTCAGAAGGATGGTACttgtttcttaattactgtagctgggtttttttctttttattcttttggggttttttaatcttAGATGTATGGTGCACAACAGATGCAACACAGACAAGTATCTGAATTCTGTCCCATCCCAGCAAGCCACCAGTGGTTGCAGAAGTATCTGATTCTAGAAAGGTAAGAGAGATGGGGGGGAGGAAAGTACCCACTGTGTTCAGCCtacataaaaacataatttcaataaaatgagggactggttttttttcaatttaaaatactgtatgtTTCAGACTGACACTGCAGAGCACATGCAGAGGCCACCTACTACAGCCCAAAGGAAATTTATCCCATCTAAGACCTTGTAGGCAGGTGTCTAAAAACACcaccatcccaaaccccacaattccAAAAAGAGACAAATTGGGCAAACTATCCCCTAGAGGAGACAGCTGGTGATCACATTCAGTGTGCCCCTCCTTCCTCAGCATGCCAAAGTAACCTCCCAACAGCCCTGATAAACCAATCTGTAGTCAGTACTGACCAGTTCTTCAGTGGTCCAGTACATTTTAGGACGGTATTTTTGCCATCCACAGGAGTTatgaatagaaaataatttcatcagtATCCAGGGAGAAATGAGTGCTCTGGGGAAAAGGGACTAGAGAGATGCCTTCTTTGTGAGGTTTCTACCATGCTGAACTTCCTGCTTCACTTTCAGCTCTGTGGAATTAAtaacattttgtttccatttcaatAAATGGACATATTCTTTGAATATGTCTGGCTTGGAGCACATTAGTTGATGTCATAGCACAAATATTCATTGCAGCCAGCTGGAGAACATGGCTCCTGTCATCTTCCAGCATTAAGCAAAAAAGGGAGCATTCATGAAGAACATTTGGCCACCTTCAGACATTCTTGGTCCTGTCCTGCCAGCTAGCATAGTGGGAAAACAAATGGCAATTATgtccagaagaaaacaagatgcAGGAGCTGCACAACCACCACTATTTATATAACAGGGACACAAGATGACAAGTTGAGCCCTGCACTCCATACACAGTGCAAAagctctctctctcccctcttccTTCAACATCTACACAGTTCTCTGACTACATCCACCATCCAGGTGAGATACAAGTTCCCAAATTGCTGTCCAGCCTCCCTCACTAGTTCTGGATGAGAGGGCTGTCGCTGtcacacagaaatacatttggTCAAGAGCTGGCCAAGCTTTGGCTCAGCTGTCTGAATAAAGGCACAGTACTGAACCAAACACACCAGGTCTTGGTGAGCTCTCACAGGATGCCATCAGGCCTCTCTGAGCTGCacccagcctgagctgggatAGATtgcctgctgcagcaccaggcacaCTTTATAACTTACTAggaaacagaataaaagcaaaataacaacTTGGTAGACAGCAGAAACTTTTAGCAAAAAACACATGTGACTTAAGCACCTTGTGCCCAGTCCCACCTTTCCAGTTCAAGATACAAGCCAATTATGTGAATTGTTTTCACCCCTAATGGCTACAAACTCAGCCCCTAAAATGCCTCTGCTTTAGAGGTTTTTGTCATACATTCAGAACTACTGCTCTACATGTGTGACAATATCTTTTCAAAGAGGTGTTAAGTCTCAAGAATATTATCACAATTCAGTAATTTCAGTTAATTAAATCATAACTACAACTTTTCTATCAGAGTTATGAGTTGCACAAgtcaatttatttttcctcctcttcagcttttcttagATAACATCAGTTCAGGAAATTACTTGGTTTTGCTGCCTGTGTGCAAGCAGTCAATAATTGCTTCTTTTACCTATGTTACTAAACTTCACAGCTTTCATGAACAAACTAACTTCAATGTGGATTACAAAAggtgaaacattaaaaatataaagtataGGCCATAAAACAAGAAACGAAGTGCTGCCAGATTAATTTATTAAGTTTTTTATTCCCTTGTAGCTCCCAGAAATTTTCAGTAACAAACTAATTGAtttagaaggcaaagaaaacatgACAAATAGAATATATGACAGGCCTCATTAATgtgtttaaaacacattttagaaTATAGTGAATACACATTTTCATTGTGTATATTACCTTTCACAAAAATAGttaacaaattaatttcaactAGAACAGAATAATTTTGCACGCCACTTTCTCCAGAATATTCaaatgaaaagtttttaaaacctTACCCTATTTACATATGAAGGCCTTCTAAGTGACCTGTGTATGACCAGCATTTCAGTTAAATCAGTTTTCACTCTCTTGTTCCAAAAGTCATCTGTGGGACATACTTCTACTTGAACCTAAAAGCCGAATGcttcattatttaattatttttaaaagattgtCAGCACTTCCAGCATCTGATACATTCTGtattctttcagttttaaagtATAATGAATAACTAAGCAGAAACAGAACCTCTCATATCTCCACTCTTGGGAGGAGTAAGCTGCACCAAAAGTTTATTTCCATCTACTGCACTCCCTGGACAAATTAAAATCCTCATCTTCTCAAGAGAAGCTGCCAGAGAGGATTAACACTACAGGAGCAATAACATGAAAGACATGGAAGTTAACAGGCATGTGGCTATGTCCTATCAGCTGTCATAATTTAAGTGGGAATTCTGTGTAGTCTTTGACTTTGTGACAGACTATCAAACAACTTTTATACTCCCTTATCACATTTGCCACATCCCTCTCCATAGGTTGAAAGGGGAAGAGTAGCTCATTTTCAGTGTAACAGACAAGTGGCTTCTAAATAAGAGACACttatgtaggaaaaaaaaaaaacaaacaacccaaagcGTTAGAAAACTTTAAGTAACATCTCTCTTATAGCATAAACCATGGCAGGCATTAAATTCCAACTGCAAAAGAATTGTATTACTTCCCGAGACCCAGTTTTGTATAAATGGCTATTACAAAGATCTGCCAAGACACTGCCACCTTACTTTCCCAAAAATTTCACTTGTCATTATTTTTGGGAGCAAAACGTTAGCTCATGTCTCACCACAGAGCTcaccaaaagaaataaaatgaataaatctATAGTTTTGGCAATTCTATTCAGAGTAAGtccttcaaaaaaaaaggactgcagaagattccattttttaatggaaaacaaagccaTGCTTGCCAAACCTTTACTATTTAAGATAGTACCTATTTGATACTTTATTTCAGATGCCAACTTCCAAAACACATATTTCAAGTTGTTGATTTAATCACATGGATTTTGTCACTGTCCTGTTTCAAAATAGCATGGGAAACTTCCATAAGCAGCACAAGTTTGTCTGCCAAACAATCACTTGTTCAGAGCATCGTCTCTTGGCACATTCTGACTGGAATATTATAATGTCTGTCATCTTCAGTTATGAGAGTCACCACAGGCCAGTCCTCCTCCGGGTCATTGGGGTAAAGTGTGATGAACTCATCAGTGCTGCACTTATAGAGTCGGTACACTTGGATGGTATACTGCAGAGCATAAGCAAGGAGAAACATTTCCACCTACATTGGAAACAACAAATATTTGCGTAAAATTCAACATAACCTTCTACAAGATTTTcctcataaaaatattaaactaatACCTAGTAGATGTaatttttcaaagacaaaaattgTGAAGTGAGAAGTCCTATACATGAGCATCTCTCCTTAATTCTCTCATCTCCATCATACCCCCTTCTAGGATACCATGCATTTAACAACAAAGTCCTCAAATCCACAATAGCATAGTAGTAAAATAACCCtaaagaaaaactgctttaCACACAGTGTCCTACTGCTACAAGCAGGTAGGAAAGACATTCTCTTGCATCAGTGTTCATCCTGTTAAGTCACTTAAAACCAGACAAGAGCAGGTTTCAGACAATGATCCTTTCACTCTTACAGGGTACTTTGAACTTTCCAGCCAAATAAAATGGAAAGCCCTTACAAAGCCCATTGACAGGAGAAGAAAGTCAGAAAAAGAAGATGTGAAAAGCTTCTACTTTGTCTACTACAGTGACAAGCATATCCTTTTCTAAATAACAATTTACAACGAAtcttactgaaataaaacaaatatagGCAGCACAAAAAACTGCAACATAACTTATTGACTAAACTGAGCAGCAAAAAAGTCACCAATGAATCACctattttcacagaaacagcAAACTGTTTTATCTATATTGCAGTTGTCTGATTTTTAAgatcagaaacaaaaccaaaacagagtATTTCCATATTTCTAGTATCTACAATTAAGTTTTGAACTTCATTGCAGTGTCCTGCTTGTAATGAATTcaagggaatttttttaatggatgttTCCAAAATCTTTCAGTCTATTCGGCTCATTAACTGctgcttgttttggtttggggcttttttgtaATATGTGTACCATTTAAGCCACGTATAAAACACTAACTTCCATTAGCTTATCAGAATTCACCCATGTATATGCTACACATGGTCTTCATAATTTGAGTATTAGCTTTTATcgtggtattttttaaaaagctaacaACTAAGAGATCCATACAAGTGTTCTATTAATAGCAAGCCCTATTTCCAAAGAATGCTACCTGTCAGCCACCAGACAAAATGTGGTGTTTCAGAGGAGGGCCTTTATAAACTCCCACTACAAGCAAGCAGTTCTAACATATTCTTCCCAACAAAAGACCAGATGTTCAGTCAGCCCAACAAAAGCTGAGAAATTTCTTAAATGACTTGAAACTGAAGTCATTTAAGAACAGGAAAACAACACTTTAAGAACAACCTCTCCTTACTTGTTCAAGGCCTCCACTGTGACCAATATGATTCAAGTGATTATGCATTAACTGAGAAGGGTTGCTGGATGTATCCCGTGCAAACAGGAGCCAGGAGAAGACAGGCACTCTCTTTCCACTTTTATTGGCATTGTATAATTCAATGGCAGTGTTAAGCATCAAAAATTTCAGCGCTTCATAAAGACTATACTCCTcctcttcatttttaaacaatttatcACAAGCTTCCTGTTTCTCAAGAGGATCCTTTATTTCACTTATATTCTtccactaggaaaaaaaaaacaccaaacaaaccaTCAGACACAACACAAATCAACAGCCATCACCCGGCAGGAACTGCAAAAAGCCACTTGTGAGTTGTAAGATGTTCAGCACAGGCACTCAGAATTTAACTTATGAAGGGCTTTGTGCCTTTTGAAAAACAATCAAGAATATTTCCACAACTGTACCCCAATCAAGGTCAGGCTGACTAGATCTGATTTTGCTTAAATTGATccataagcaaaacaaaaggaaggaatGCTAGAAATTGCTGCAAGGTGGCAGAACAAATATTGTTGTGGGACAATACACATTAAGGtaataaataactttttgttTCCTGCACCATAAAGCCTATATACTTAATATTCTTTACATTTCTGTTACtcaaaatgtgtatttcatTCCAACGCTCAAACTGCTGAATGCAGTATTCCAAATACTCTTAAAAGCCTTCATAAAGAGAATTTGCATTCACAGTAAGACAGGAACAACTGAAGAGTTTTTTAATAGTTTCCAGAGTTCTAAGAGAGAGAAAGCATGGGGCTAGGTAATATAGTATGAATACTCAGAGGCACAATCATGTTCCTGTAACctgaaataaatgtataaaaaatggaataaaaactACTCCTTTGAAATTACTTCAgtgttgttgtgtttttctttccttaatcTTGTCCAGATAGCAAAAGGATTTGTCTGCAGTATACATCATTCCTTCAAATAAGTACAAGAAATTATAGAGGCAGAATGCTACTCtgttacattaattttttcattgaaatctGTCTAAttgttttctgcagagctgcttgcaAATTAATTCCAGCATCATTCTACTGCAAGTAGTAAAAGACCAGACACCTCTCACATATCTGAACAGATAATCTTGACTTTTTTGCAATATACGTACAGAAAAGGGACTTTCACTACTGAAAGCACCCTTATGTTAAACTCTCCACATTCAAAACTCTTTGTCACTTTTCTTATTTGCAAGTGACCAAAGAacatacaaataattttctaacCTTTTTCCTTAGAAGTATTAAATACTCTTTTATTTCATCCCTTATTTCTCCCATCCTCTTGCCAGGTTTCTGTCTGAGCTGCCACTGCTTGATCCAGTCATACTTGCTCAGCAAGTTTTCAGGAAGCTGGAAGATGAGAGAATAAAAGTCAGCTTAAGCTAAAAgtctggaaaggaaaaaccaTCAACCTgcatattttattgttttaaactgttttcaCCTTAAAATAATACCTCGTATATCCTTCTGAACAGATATCATAGTAAGATGATCATAACCAAACACAAGTGGCTGTTTATAATACTTGTTGGGTAACAGTAAGAATACTGGTCTATTACTATTTCCAGATCTAACACATAAGCACTGAAAAAATTACCAACCAAGTTACTCATgccttcttttttgtttgtttttattttgttttgaagtttttggttttttttaaattaaaacactcCCCCAACAGCAGATAGATGACAGTGACTTTGTTTGAAAGTGTTCCTGAAccaacagaagagaaaatgacaTTCATCAGATCATCCTGAAGTCCTGGTGGACTGCAAACTACTTTGTccagaacacacaaaaaaaaaagtttccttttcaAGGAGCACAATTCAAAAACTCTGGGACAGGGtttttattaaagaagaaaacaacttGGGAATTTGCTGATGCATCAAATCATGTTTTAGCCTTAGAACTGCCTCTTTTACTGCTCATGTGCTACACGTGTTCCATTCAGAGTGTTTACACCTACCTTGAAGGACATCCTGGCAGTTACATGTCCAGTTTTGTACCTTTGTCTATTAACCCATCTTACTGCTAGAACTGGAAGAAGAACTTAGGTCTTACAATGGAGTGAATACTTGGCTAGAGTAGCACTTATGCCATCAGCCACCACCAGCCCATTTTCAGTTTACTAGGACTCCAAACTAGTAATGTGTTCTCTTTAGTGGCAACCAAGTATGTGTCAGAGAGGCATAGGTCttctcccacccagcctggcatCCTGTGCACATAGAACTAAATAATCAAAAATTATATGCCAGTAACTTCTACAACTACAAATATGCATGTAATCaccattttaaattaaaaacaagaaaaaacccaaaagcccTGTTATTTTTGTACTGCCAGCTGTCAGAATACACATTTCTCTTACGTGCCTTCTGCTTTGATGCATAACAATTTAtcatttcagtttgttttgtagGTATACACCCTTTTCAAAAAAGTGTTAATTATCATATGACATTTTCCTCTGTGAAtcagtagcaaaaaaaaaaaatcattaaaaacttcaaagtacataattttaaaaaagtttgcTCTTTAAAGGATCATTGGGAAACTATGTTCTTTAGTCTGATAATGTGGAAATGGTTGAGAGCTGAATGAATGTGTTTTTTACAAAAAGGAAACCATTTTGCAATGTACTTGCTGTAAAACACCTCACAGAACTATTTTCATCAGTAAGTACAAAAACATAATCACAAGATGTTTACTTAAAAATTACAGTGGCCAGAATGAGAAATTTTCAGTTGTCCTCTAAAGTGATGCAAAAAGGTAGTAAGGGCACTGTGACTCTCCTTGGACTGCTACCCTACACACAGAGTCTGCATCAGACATTCACCATTTACATTTCCAGCAGCATCCTGACAACTGGAACCTTACTCTTCTCAAGTGGCTCACTTTTGTATGGGCAGCTTCTTACATGTTTTTTCCATGTTCACCAATACCATCAAATGGACTCTGttgacacaaaaaaaattctagaatATTCTTCTTCTACTTGTAGGGGAATACTTTGCTTTTCTCATACATCCATGCTCCACAAGAACTGTTCTTCGTGTCAGGTTGGAGTTGCTGTCACACTTATTTTAAGACACAGGTAATTACACATTCTACAAAGCCTACAGCATCCAATTTGCTATTCCACTTTCTAGAGAAAACATATATGGCACACAAGAATAGacattataattttgaaaagctAGGGTTTTCTCAAATGTTCAAATAaattgtctgtatttttttgttattaccAGTTGTCTTGTGGAAAATCTCTTAGTGCCACATTATAggcaggaagaagaaaccaAGAGAGCAAGATTAAGACAGACAAGTGACATTCCAGTAAGCCCTACAGTAACATTTATATCCATTACAAAATGGAAACCAAGGGCATCTGGACTCAATTCCAAGTTGAAAGAATCACTGTGCACAAACAATAATCTTGAATATTACAACTTCTCAGTTCAGGGGATACTGACAAGTGAGCATATACATTATGTAACAGAGAAATTAGAtaataaaattatcaaataGGTTAGACTGAATATTAGTCTATTGTCAGAAGATCAGTTTGACACGTACCATAGTAAAATCCTCACTCTGCAGCCACCTTGGTAACTGGGTCGCTTGGCTTAATGCCTGGAAAAGAGTTGCTCTGAAAGCACAATAGTTATCACCTCGTATTCTCCTTATAGATGCAAACTTCTGGGCAACTGCTTCATATCCCtagaaaaacacaaaatccaAAGAACATGAAAtcattaataaaacattttaaggtTACACACTGTTAACATAAGAGGTATTAGAATATTATCATCCACATACtaatgctattaaaaaaaaaaaaaagcttgacCCACTACCCCTTTTGGAAGTTCAAATACTTTTAGGTCACAAATTAAACcctgaaaaaaacaacttagttctgctgaaaaacaaacaaaaaactgaagaaatctAACAGATAACTGTTTGAGGTATTTGTTTGATGACAGAACATAAACATCATTGAAATATGGGTAGCTAGCTCACCTAGATTTCCAAAAAATATCCAACATACACACAAGACTACACATCATGCTTAAAAGAAATTTCAGCACTAATTGATGCTATTTACCCCAAACATGCCACATGTAGTTTGTTTCTGCCTCAGGGTAAGTTTGTGTTTACGCTGAAATATCTTGACACTTGCCTCAGCACATTTGTTCCCTCCCTGCTGTTCCCATACTCACAGTTGTAGCAGAAGCCACAATGTTGAAATGCAGCTTCTGCAGCTCAGCCATCCTGGCAAGGGCCCATGTCCTGTGTGTCCATACTTCTCACAGTTATCTCTCCACGGAGGCATGGAGAGTTTTTGACTTTTGTAAGCTATCTTTATGTTTACTCATACATTTCACTACATTTCTCAAGCAAcaaaacaactttattttctaCCATTCTTGGTCAagattaatataaaaaaaatagttagAAAACTGGTAAAAATCTCaggaa is part of the Vidua chalybeata isolate OUT-0048 chromosome 1, bVidCha1 merged haplotype, whole genome shotgun sequence genome and encodes:
- the OTULIN gene encoding ubiquitin thioesterase otulin isoform X2, translated to MTEPTSLSAGAEEKKESIPTQLMKHKNKVGVASEELGSANAPADQKEQTTSEIRQDCVYRSSGRPEKIEIIKSLVMDQDVSRNCELYVPVSSNRSAVESSEESEEDMYRDEEEIEREKILLSETNSSEYKLSVSPEMDIMEYCRKEWRGNTPAAKRMRKGYEAVAQKFASIRRIRGDNYCAFRATLFQALSQATQLPRWLQSEDFTMLPENLLSKYDWIKQWQLRQKPGKRMGEIRDEIKEYLILLRKKWKNISEIKDPLEKQEACDKLFKNEEEEYSLYEALKFLMLNTAIELYNANKSGKRVPVFSWLLFARDTSSNPSQLMHNHLNHIGHSGGLEQVEMFLLAYALQYTIQVYRLYKCSTDEFITLYPNDPEEDWPVVTLITEDDRHYNIPVRMCQETML
- the OTULIN gene encoding ubiquitin thioesterase otulin isoform X1; protein product: MSGERRRPGPAPRPPLGPGPAAAAAARRDVPASRGGAERCRAGRSAAESQDNLQGWMTEPTSLSAGAEEKKESIPTQLMKHKNKVGVASEELGSANAPADQKEQTTSEIRQDCVYRSSGRPEKIEIIKSLVMDQDVSRNCELYVPVSSNRSAVESSEESEEDMYRDEEEIEREKILLSETNSSEYKLSVSPEMDIMEYCRKEWRGNTPAAKRMRKGYEAVAQKFASIRRIRGDNYCAFRATLFQALSQATQLPRWLQSEDFTMLPENLLSKYDWIKQWQLRQKPGKRMGEIRDEIKEYLILLRKKWKNISEIKDPLEKQEACDKLFKNEEEEYSLYEALKFLMLNTAIELYNANKSGKRVPVFSWLLFARDTSSNPSQLMHNHLNHIGHSGGLEQVEMFLLAYALQYTIQVYRLYKCSTDEFITLYPNDPEEDWPVVTLITEDDRHYNIPVRMCQETML